In one Burkholderiales bacterium GJ-E10 genomic region, the following are encoded:
- a CDS encoding phage related protein, with translation MTTTLLALDLGTTTGWALRDSDGSITSGAESFRPQRFEGGGMRFLRFKRWLTEIKQSCGGIHCLHFEEVRRHVSTDAAHAYGGFLATLTAWCEHHQIPYQGVPVGTIKKHATGKGNAGKQEMVAAMQALGFRAADDNEADALALLHWAIGQQGEEQ, from the coding sequence ATGACCACAACCCTCCTCGCCCTCGACCTGGGCACCACCACCGGCTGGGCGCTGCGCGACAGTGACGGCAGCATCACCAGCGGAGCCGAGAGCTTCCGGCCGCAGCGCTTCGAAGGCGGTGGGATGCGTTTCCTGCGCTTCAAACGCTGGCTCACCGAGATCAAGCAATCCTGCGGCGGCATCCACTGCCTGCACTTCGAGGAAGTGCGCCGTCACGTCTCGACCGATGCGGCGCATGCCTATGGCGGTTTCCTGGCGACACTCACCGCGTGGTGCGAGCACCACCAGATCCCGTACCAGGGCGTGCCGGTCGGCACGATCAAGAAGCACGCCACCGGCAAAGGCAACGCCGGCAAGCAGGAAATGGTGGCCGCCATGCAGGCCCTGGGTTTTCGGGCCGCGGACGACAACGAAGCCGACGCACTGGCGCTGCTGCACTGGGCCATCGGGCAGCAAGGAGAGGAACAATGA
- a CDS encoding bacteriophage-like protein: protein MLDFNDTQAPVLHDLDSERDAIRADLLARLESVLFTLFPAGKKRRGKFLIGDVLGSPGDSLEVVLDGEKAGLWTDRATGDGGDIFALIAAHLGANVHTDFPRVLDAAADLLGRSRSLPARKTKKDAPVDDLGPATAKWDYLDATGKLIAVVYRYDPPGRKKEFRPWDAKRRKMAPPDPRPLYNQPGLVTASQAVLVEGEKCAQALIDAGFNATTAMHGANAPVEKTDWSPLAGKAVLIWPDRDKPGWEYAAQAAQAVLSAGAKTCHILYPPEEAAEGWDAADAIAEGFDVAAFLTHGPRLQMHDVAMDAEPVVGSDESVWGTEDALALAFTRRYHRDWRYVAAWGRWLVWEGRRWRTEDTLAATDLIRSVCRHAAVRADNPKVAAKLASSGTVSGVERLARADRRHAATTDEWDADPWLLNTPGGVIDLKTGRQRPHERVDRMTKITTATPGGRSAEDCPIWRQFLDEVTGGDLALQAYLQRMVGYALTGSTQEHALFFLYGTGANGKSVFVNTLATILGDYATNAPMDTFMETRTDRHPTDMAGLRGARFVAAIETEQGRRWAESKVKNLTGGDKISARFMRQDFFEFFPQFKLFVAGNHKPAIRNIDEAMKRRLHLIPFTITVPPERRDKHLQQKLLAERDGILAWAVQGCLNWQRLGKLDPPQQVVEATEEYFEAEDALGRWLEERCVRAPNAKSLTAELFNDWKQWAEAAGEFIGAQRRFSDLLITRGLEKWRNGMGVRGFQGIGLKHPPTPAYTPYADN, encoded by the coding sequence ATGCTTGATTTCAACGACACACAGGCACCCGTTCTACACGACCTCGACTCGGAGCGCGACGCGATCCGTGCGGACTTGCTGGCCCGCCTGGAATCGGTCCTGTTCACGCTGTTCCCTGCGGGCAAGAAGCGCCGGGGCAAGTTCCTGATCGGCGATGTGCTCGGCAGCCCCGGCGACAGCCTCGAAGTCGTACTCGACGGCGAGAAGGCCGGGCTGTGGACAGATCGCGCGACGGGCGACGGCGGCGATATCTTCGCCCTGATCGCCGCCCACCTCGGGGCCAATGTCCACACGGATTTCCCCCGGGTGCTCGATGCCGCCGCCGATCTGCTCGGCCGATCGCGCTCGTTGCCGGCGCGCAAGACCAAGAAGGACGCACCGGTCGATGATCTGGGACCTGCCACCGCGAAGTGGGACTACCTCGACGCCACGGGCAAACTGATCGCGGTCGTCTACCGCTATGACCCGCCCGGGCGCAAGAAGGAGTTCCGACCCTGGGATGCCAAGCGGCGCAAGATGGCCCCGCCCGATCCGCGCCCGCTCTACAACCAGCCGGGGCTGGTCACTGCCAGTCAGGCAGTACTGGTGGAAGGCGAGAAGTGCGCGCAGGCGCTGATCGATGCGGGCTTCAACGCCACCACCGCGATGCATGGCGCGAACGCGCCGGTCGAGAAGACCGACTGGTCGCCGCTGGCGGGCAAAGCCGTGCTGATCTGGCCCGACCGCGACAAACCGGGTTGGGAGTACGCGGCACAGGCGGCGCAGGCCGTTCTGTCAGCGGGCGCAAAAACCTGCCATATCCTGTACCCGCCCGAGGAGGCTGCCGAGGGTTGGGATGCGGCCGACGCCATTGCCGAGGGCTTTGACGTCGCCGCCTTCCTCACCCACGGCCCACGTCTGCAGATGCACGACGTTGCCATGGATGCCGAGCCGGTGGTTGGCAGCGACGAATCGGTCTGGGGTACGGAAGATGCGCTGGCGCTGGCCTTCACCCGCCGTTACCACCGCGACTGGCGCTATGTCGCCGCCTGGGGCCGCTGGCTGGTGTGGGAGGGCAGGCGCTGGCGCACCGAGGACACGCTCGCCGCCACCGATCTGATCCGCAGCGTCTGCCGTCACGCCGCCGTGCGTGCCGACAATCCCAAGGTTGCCGCCAAGCTGGCCAGTTCGGGCACCGTCAGCGGTGTAGAACGGCTGGCCAGGGCCGATCGCAGGCACGCGGCCACCACCGACGAATGGGATGCCGACCCGTGGTTGCTCAACACGCCTGGGGGCGTCATCGATCTCAAGACCGGCAGACAGCGTCCACACGAGCGTGTCGACCGGATGACCAAGATCACCACGGCAACGCCGGGTGGCCGCAGTGCTGAAGATTGCCCGATCTGGCGGCAGTTCCTCGACGAAGTCACGGGCGGCGATCTGGCGCTGCAGGCCTATCTGCAGCGGATGGTGGGCTACGCGCTCACCGGCTCGACGCAGGAGCACGCGCTGTTCTTCCTGTACGGCACGGGCGCCAACGGCAAGTCGGTGTTCGTCAACACGCTGGCCACGATCCTGGGCGACTACGCCACCAACGCGCCGATGGATACCTTCATGGAGACGCGCACCGACCGGCACCCCACCGATATGGCGGGCCTGCGCGGCGCGCGCTTCGTGGCGGCCATCGAAACCGAACAGGGACGGCGTTGGGCCGAATCCAAGGTCAAGAACCTCACGGGCGGCGACAAGATTTCCGCGCGCTTCATGCGCCAGGACTTCTTCGAGTTCTTCCCGCAGTTCAAGTTGTTCGTGGCGGGCAACCACAAACCCGCCATCCGCAACATCGACGAGGCGATGAAGCGGCGGCTGCACCTGATTCCGTTCACGATCACCGTGCCGCCCGAGCGCCGCGACAAGCACCTGCAGCAGAAATTGCTGGCCGAGCGCGACGGCATCCTGGCGTGGGCGGTACAGGGCTGCCTGAACTGGCAGCGCCTGGGCAAACTCGATCCGCCGCAGCAGGTGGTGGAAGCGACCGAGGAATATTTCGAGGCCGAGGACGCACTGGGTCGCTGGCTGGAGGAGCGCTGCGTGCGCGCGCCCAACGCCAAGTCGTTGACCGCCGAGCTCTTCAACGACTGGAAGCAGTGGGCCGAGGCAGCGGGCGAGTTCATCGGCGCACAACGGCGCTTCTCCGATCTTCTCATCACACGCGGGCTGGAGAAATGGCGCAACGGGATGGGCGTGCGCGGGTTTCAGGGCATTGGCCTCAAGCACCCGCCGACGCCCGCCTACACCCCTTACGCGGACAACTGA
- a CDS encoding phage anti-repressor protein, giving the protein MNDVPHFSKRAPWLHDGSVSAAIDWHHRIDEAPDVGYVYVLALADGHTKVGATAYFPERLRTHRRDFRRCGLGIERCLVTRPAFNCREVELTAKRRFADRRFIGEVFAAPVEDVADFIERQPLAFVAPIGYGRSRRGAHRFFMKLAADISAGLGLPLPEGLQRSVRHILDRHTALGRETGLSERDSTLNALAVIEAHTGLDLSTFHHVLREVA; this is encoded by the coding sequence GTGAATGACGTCCCGCATTTTTCCAAACGAGCTCCTTGGCTTCACGACGGCAGCGTATCGGCTGCCATCGACTGGCACCACCGTATCGACGAAGCACCGGATGTCGGCTACGTCTATGTGTTGGCCCTCGCCGACGGGCACACCAAGGTCGGCGCCACGGCGTATTTCCCGGAGCGGCTGCGCACCCATCGCCGTGATTTCCGGCGCTGCGGCCTGGGTATCGAACGATGCCTGGTGACCCGACCTGCGTTCAACTGCCGGGAGGTCGAGCTCACCGCAAAACGCCGCTTCGCCGATCGCCGATTCATCGGCGAAGTGTTTGCCGCACCGGTCGAGGATGTAGCCGACTTCATCGAACGACAGCCGCTGGCGTTCGTCGCGCCGATCGGCTACGGCCGGTCACGACGGGGGGCGCATCGCTTCTTCATGAAGCTGGCGGCGGACATCAGCGCCGGCCTTGGGCTGCCGTTACCGGAAGGATTGCAGCGCTCCGTGCGTCACATCCTGGATCGGCACACCGCCCTGGGACGGGAAACCGGGCTTTCCGAGCGCGACAGCACGCTCAATGCGCTGGCCGTCATCGAGGCGCACACCGGGCTGGACCTGAGCACGTTCCACCATGTCCTGCGGGAGGTGGCGTGA
- a CDS encoding resolvase domain-containing protein, giving the protein MSSPRANPLPPVTPKKRCAVYTRKSTDEGLDQEYNSLEAQRDAGLAFIASQRHEGWIAVGDGYDDGGYSGGNMDRPALHRLLADIEAGKVDTVVVYKIDRLTRSLPDFAKLVEVFDRNGVSFVSVTQQFNTTTSMGRLTLNILLSFAQFEREVTGERIRDKIAASKAKGMWMGGVPPLGYDVIERKLVVNEREAALVRDIFRRYAEHGSAARLVRELDIEGHTTKAWVTQTGRERAGRPIDQQYIFALLRNRIYLGEIRNHGTWYPAQHEAIVPQGLWDAAHAFIERRKQAPREHAAKHPALLAGLLFAPDGQRMLHSFVKKKNGRQYRYYVPYLHKRRNAGATLSPGASDVGHLPAAEIENAVLAQIHAALSAPQMLIAVWRACQQHPAGRTLDEAQVVVAMQRIGDVWAQLFPAEQQRITRLLIERVQLHGHGLDIVWREDGWIGFGADIGAHPLVEETLA; this is encoded by the coding sequence ATGAGTTCGCCGCGCGCCAACCCGCTGCCGCCGGTCACGCCGAAGAAGCGTTGCGCCGTCTACACCCGCAAGTCCACTGACGAGGGGTTGGATCAGGAATACAACAGCCTAGAAGCGCAGCGCGACGCGGGCCTCGCCTTCATCGCCAGTCAGCGGCACGAAGGCTGGATCGCGGTCGGCGACGGATACGACGACGGCGGCTACTCCGGCGGCAACATGGATCGCCCCGCACTGCACCGGCTGCTGGCCGACATCGAAGCCGGGAAGGTCGACACCGTCGTCGTCTACAAGATCGACCGGCTCACCCGCAGCCTGCCGGACTTCGCCAAGCTGGTCGAGGTGTTCGACCGCAACGGCGTGTCCTTCGTCTCCGTCACCCAGCAGTTCAACACCACGACCTCGATGGGGCGGCTCACGCTCAACATCCTGCTGTCCTTCGCGCAGTTCGAGCGCGAGGTGACGGGCGAGCGCATTCGCGACAAGATCGCCGCCAGCAAGGCCAAGGGCATGTGGATGGGCGGGGTGCCACCCCTGGGATACGACGTGATCGAGCGCAAGCTCGTCGTCAACGAACGCGAGGCGGCGCTGGTGCGCGACATCTTCCGGCGCTACGCCGAGCATGGCTCGGCGGCGCGGCTGGTGCGCGAACTGGACATCGAAGGCCATACCACCAAGGCGTGGGTGACGCAGACCGGGCGCGAACGCGCGGGACGGCCCATCGACCAGCAGTACATCTTCGCGCTGCTGCGCAACCGCATCTACCTGGGCGAGATCCGCAACCACGGCACCTGGTATCCCGCCCAGCACGAAGCGATCGTCCCGCAAGGTCTGTGGGACGCGGCGCATGCCTTCATCGAACGGCGCAAGCAAGCGCCGCGCGAGCACGCCGCCAAGCATCCGGCGCTGCTGGCGGGCCTGCTGTTCGCGCCCGACGGGCAACGCATGCTGCATTCCTTCGTCAAAAAGAAGAACGGGCGGCAGTACCGCTACTACGTCCCCTACCTGCACAAGCGGCGCAATGCGGGCGCGACCCTGTCGCCCGGTGCGTCGGACGTGGGTCATCTGCCCGCCGCCGAAATCGAGAACGCGGTGCTGGCGCAAATTCACGCGGCGCTCTCGGCCCCACAGATGCTGATCGCGGTCTGGCGCGCCTGCCAGCAACACCCCGCAGGTCGCACGCTCGACGAAGCGCAGGTGGTGGTGGCAATGCAGCGCATCGGCGACGTGTGGGCGCAGTTGTTCCCCGCCGAGCAGCAGCGCATCACGCGGCTGCTGATCGAGCGGGTGCAACTGCACGGGCACGGGCTGGACATCGTCTGGCGCGAAGATGGCTGGATCGGCTTCGGTGCCGACATCGGCGCGCATCCGCTGGTCGAGGAAACACTGGCATGA
- a CDS encoding transcriptional regulator MerR, which produces MEDNLENLTIGAFAKAAGVNVETIRFYQRKGLLLEPDRPYGSIRRYGGADVARVMFVKSAQRLGFSLDEIGELLKLEDGTHCSEAAQLAALRLNDVRAKLSDLTRIEAALSKLVGECGAHQGNVSCPLIAALHCC; this is translated from the coding sequence ATGGAAGACAATCTGGAGAACCTGACCATCGGGGCCTTCGCCAAGGCGGCCGGGGTCAATGTCGAGACGATCCGCTTCTACCAGCGCAAGGGCCTGCTGCTGGAACCGGACCGGCCCTATGGCAGCATCCGCCGCTACGGTGGGGCCGACGTGGCGCGGGTGATGTTTGTGAAGTCGGCCCAGCGCCTGGGCTTCAGTCTCGACGAGATCGGTGAGCTGCTGAAGCTGGAAGACGGCACCCATTGCAGCGAGGCAGCGCAACTGGCTGCCCTGCGGCTCAACGACGTGCGCGCCAAGCTGTCGGACCTGACCCGGATCGAGGCAGCCCTATCCAAGCTGGTCGGTGAGTGCGGCGCGCACCAAGGCAACGTGTCTTGTCCGCTGATCGCTGCCCTGCATTGCTGCTAG
- a CDS encoding MerT mercuric transport protein, whose translation MSEPQNGRGALAAGGLAAILASTCCLGPLVLVGLGFSGAWIGNLTALEPYRPFFIGAALIALFFAWRRIFRPVQACKPGEVCATPQVRTAYKLIFWIVAALVVVALGFPYVLPFFY comes from the coding sequence ATGTCGGAACCGCAGAATGGGCGTGGCGCGCTCGCTGCTGGCGGGCTGGCCGCCATCCTCGCTTCAACCTGCTGCCTCGGGCCACTGGTTCTGGTCGGACTGGGCTTTAGCGGGGCTTGGATCGGCAACTTAACCGCGCTGGAACCGTACCGGCCTTTCTTCATCGGCGCGGCGCTGATCGCCCTCTTCTTCGCCTGGCGGCGCATCTTTCGGCCGGTGCAAGCCTGCAAGCCGGGCGAGGTGTGCGCGACTCCACAGGTTCGCACCGCCTACAAGCTGATTTTCTGGATCGTGGCTGCACTGGTCGTGGTCGCGCTTGGTTTCCCCTATGTGTTGCCTTTCTTCTACTGA
- a CDS encoding MerP — MKNLLAAVALAAVVAPAWAATQTVTLSVPGMTCAACPITVKKALSKVEGVSHVDVTFEKRQAVVTFDDAKTSVQKLTQATEDAGYPSSVKR; from the coding sequence ATGAAGAACTTGCTTGCCGCCGTCGCCCTGGCCGCCGTCGTGGCCCCCGCGTGGGCCGCCACGCAAACCGTCACGCTGTCCGTTCCCGGCATGACCTGCGCCGCCTGTCCGATCACCGTCAAGAAGGCGCTCTCAAAAGTCGAGGGCGTCAGCCACGTGGACGTAACCTTCGAGAAGCGCCAAGCGGTCGTGACCTTCGACGACGCCAAGACCAGCGTTCAAAAGCTGACCCAGGCGACCGAAGACGCGGGCTACCCGTCCAGCGTCAAGCGCTGA
- a CDS encoding MerC mercury resistance protein, whose product MKPTARIADKAGVLGTVISAMGCAACFPALASLGAAVGLGFLQEYEGLFISKLLPLFAVLALLANALGWLRHRQWHRSLLGMIGPAIVFAGTVWLLGNWWTARLVYTGLALMVGISIWDLVSPANRRCGPGGCELPAKRGGGPSAAMNDEKR is encoded by the coding sequence ATGAAGCCGACTGCACGCATCGCCGACAAGGCCGGCGTGCTCGGCACCGTCATCTCCGCGATGGGCTGCGCCGCCTGTTTTCCCGCGCTTGCCAGCCTGGGTGCGGCCGTCGGCCTGGGCTTCCTGCAGGAGTATGAGGGGCTGTTCATCTCCAAACTGCTGCCGCTGTTCGCTGTGTTGGCGCTGCTGGCAAACGCGCTCGGCTGGCTGCGCCACCGGCAATGGCATCGCAGCCTGCTCGGCATGATCGGGCCGGCCATCGTGTTTGCCGGCACGGTCTGGCTGCTCGGCAATTGGTGGACGGCCCGCTTGGTGTACACGGGCCTGGCCCTGATGGTCGGTATCTCGATCTGGGATCTGGTGTCGCCAGCGAACCGACGCTGCGGCCCGGGCGGATGCGAGCTGCCCGCGAAACGCGGCGGAGGCCCTTCGGCCGCAATGAACGATGAGAAGCGATGA